One Xenopus tropicalis strain Nigerian chromosome 8, UCB_Xtro_10.0, whole genome shotgun sequence genomic window carries:
- the LOC116406640 gene encoding cleavage stimulation factor subunit 3-like, with product MDLYPCSTSELKALGYKDVPRAKLAALIPDPVVAPSIAPSLKDDVDRKPEYPKPDTSQMIPFQPRHLAPPGLHPVPGGVFPVPPAAVILMKLLPTPICFQVSV from the exons ATGGACCTGTACCCCTGctccacaagtgaactgaaagCTTTGGGATACAAG GATGTACCGAGAGCCAAACTGGCAGCACTAATCCCAGACCCTGTGGTAGCTCCATCCATAGCCCCTTCGCTGAAGGATGATGTTGACCGAAAACCAGAGTATCCCAAACCTGACACGTCCCAGATGATCCCTTTCCAGCCGCGACATTTAGCTC CACCTGGACTCCATCCTGTTCCTGGCGGAGTATTCCCAGTCCCTCCAGCTGCAGTGATCCTAATGAAGCTGCTTCCTACCCCTATTTGCTTCCAGGTTAGTgtgtaa